The sequence TCATCGTTGAGTTCATAACAAATTGCTATGACATTGATTTTTTTCTCTGCTCTTTCAcaatcaaaattgaaaaataaaatgcttGTTTCTCTTTGCTTCTGTTGAACAACGGTTATGTAATCTTTTGAAGATATTGTGCTTGCCTCCCCCAGTATTGCATGTAATGGCGACGCCggtgaaagaaaaatagagaacACATCGCACGAGATTCATCGAGTGAAGTCGTGatcaattgaagaaaaataataaatatataatccaACTAAAATTAGTGGTGCTAGATGCTTATATTGGTTGTGATttaagctttttctttttgggtggTACGGAGGGAGAATAGTGACGAGGAGAAAGGGATATTGTTTTGCGGTGATAGTGGTAGTGTTGAGAGAGACAGTAGTGAGGGTGAAATGGTGCatttttatgttctttcaCGAGTGAGCAGAAAAAAACCGacttaacaattttatttattaggtGCTACGCTTGCAAAAGTACCaccataaaaattcaaattcagcCGCCGGAAGAGtctttttaaaacaaaattataaatttggatttaattaaaaaaaaaagctcaAAAATTGGGTAAAAATGTTAGAAGTTGGAAAgttcatgttttttttttaggtaATTAGCCCATATGAAAATCCATGTTGATGTGTTAGTTCCCAGCGATGAGCCACTTCCATATAAGCTCTTCATGTTAATATACAATGTGGGAAATGTCGGGACGTATATGAGGGAAATGGCATTTCGACTAACTCTAAAGACTTTTACGTGAAAAAACGAAAAAGAGTTATCGATAATGTAGAAATGGGAGATTTATCAGATTCTAGTAAATGGTATCATGGATAAGAATAATCTATATATGTAAGATATATTATAGATTgaaaatgttaaatttatacatCAGCATAGTACCTAGATGACATCAAAATCTTTTTCAACATGTCAAAACTTATCATGTAGACGTAGCACCAGATTCAGATGGTAAATAATTATAAGTGTTTGGAGTAGTTAGATATTGAGTTGCTGAATAAGAAGTTTTCTTCTTGGCAATGCAACCTTAATATCACCTAATCTTACCTGTCTGCCGTATTTGGCTCCTCCAATTATAATGACTAATGAGGAGGAGTTGTTGGgaacttcttttgttttgtttttggaATTATTCATTGTGTTTATGATCATTTCATacctttttacttttgtttcatttttgttatcAATTTACAAATCTTTCCTttgaatttaaactttttttaagttttgcTCCAGTTAAACgatcttttatctttaatttaatgaGAGAAAGCTACCCTAAGCTTGCCATATGAAGCTTgggaaatgaaaagaaaaattaataatactcaatTCCAACTGCAATAACTGTAAAATATGACAGCGCGGTTTGGTAGTTACGTATTATCCGacttatatattcattaattgaaGGGCGTTGTATTTGGTTTGACTGTTAATAATATATTGCGACTTGTTTAAATGTATTCTGGGTCGTCTGTGAATATAGAATGTTTTTCTTGTCTGAAATTTGGAAAGACTCTTCTCAAAGAAAATGCTACCAGTTGAGGATTTTCTTAGTTTAACAGAAATCCTGTGCCAAGAAACAGCAACTCCAACTACGCCAAAACAAACTCCTTCCATCCCGAGTCTATGTGCACAGATCTGTAGACAATAAGAACTAACAGCCTATTTATACAAATAAGGCTCACAATTAATAGGCTCACTAGGACTAACATCCTAGTGCTGTGTTAGTTTTTGTTACACCACAAACTCAATCACAAGATACATATAGCTTGTACCAGCTGGGGAGCATAGTACCCCCCCATCaagtaacaaataaattaCACTCATTCTGAAGCAAATGCTAGGGAAGAATGgtctttagaaaaaaaaaatgaaatacaaTGAAATTATAGGACAAATATAGAACTGtgatgcaaaaaaaaaaaaaagggtgtTGAAGCAGAGCATTGGTAATGAAGCAGATTGGTAATCAAAAAgctaattttagaatttggcATGAAGCAGTGTGAGAGAGACTTCACTTACAATACAGAGAAGAGTGAGTGTCGTAATGAAAAAAAGACAACTTTATGTAGCCTCCACGGATAATATCTCGAGCTCAGCCCACCATAGTGGTGAAAGTCTCGGAGTCGCTTGGTCAGGCGAGATAGTTATCACTTCCCTCAATTTGGAAGTAATATCCCTCATTGTTGGTCTCTGTCTAGGATCTGGTTGTATACACTCCTGTATAACCTCGCAGATAATGTCCAGCTCGTTGTTTTTAAAAGCCTTGAGGGTTGGGTCAATCATGTAGCTGATACTCCGCTTATCATTCAAATATTCAGCAGCCTGGCAAGTTTACAATTGCATGCTTATCAGAAACCATTTAAGCATGCAGCTAGATTCTGGGATGTATTTATCCACAAAGCAAAGCATATCTTATTAAATGTCAGTAGTGATTTACCCATTTCTCAAGGGGCCCTTGTTCTTTCGAGTATGGGAGCTTCCCTGAAATGATTTCGAGCAACAGAATCCCAAAACTATAGACATTTGTCTCTGGATCAGTCAGTGGTGGCAGCTCAGAGTGCTCCGACTCACCATCCCCTGAGATTTTTGACTTCCTTACTGGTTGTGGCAAGAAACAGACTTCTGCAATCTGAGAAAGGGAGAGAGAAATAGTATGAGAGaactttaaaaaagaaaacgtcATGAGCCAATGAAAGAGATGTACCTTAGCAGCATAGTCATCTGTTAGATAGATACTATGTGAATTTAAGTTAGAATGTGCTACAGGTGGATTTAAATCATGGTGCATGTACTGTAAGCAGTAAGCAGTGCCCATGATAATCCTCATCCTTGCACTCCAATCGAGATGTTCCATTTCTTTAACTGAAGATGCAGAATAAATGTTTCAGCCTCTAATTGCTAAACccacaataaaaaaataatcaaaatctccaTGATTGAATATGCTAAGTGAAAATATTACCATGCAAGTGCTCAAAGAGGGTTCCATTAGGAGCATATTCAAACACCATCATCCTATTGAAAGGTTCGTCCTCTTCACAGAAGCCAATAAGATTGACAAAGTTCTTATGGTTTACCCGAGACAGCGTATCAATCTGCAGTTCATCACACAAGACAGAAGGAAAAAGACTAAGAACATTTATAGAATAAGCAAGAGTTTATATTCCAAAGTTAGAATGCTATCTCCTCGAAGCATGATATCTTCAACTCCATAATACCGCAGAGAAACAGACCTTTTTTCGGTACGACAACTCTGCATTCTTCGACCAATCTTTGGAAGATGCAACCAAAGTAGATGCAACAGCAATCTCAACTCCACTGGATAATGTTCCCTTGTACATAGTGCAACCTTCATGAGTGTCGATTATATTGCTGAAATCCTCACAGGCAGTTTCCAGCTCCGTTCGATTTAGCTTGGGAACCCCTGAATTTCATACAAATAGATGATAAGTTTATAATGCATTGAACAATAACTAGATCAAAAACACTAATCTTTGGAGGTGGCCAATCATATGAAGTTAAATGAATCGAGTAAAATTTAATGCGCCAATTTTGTGCCATACAGTTTTGCAAAGTCAACCAATAAATGAGATCAGAGcctttatcaaataaattacCTTTCTATCCAAAGAAATTGCAATAAGCATACAGTTAACTTGATTAAATAGTATTAGCTTGGGAACCCCTGAATTTCATACAAATAGATGATAAGTTTATAATGCATTGAACAATAACTAGATCAAAAACACTAATCTTTGGAGGTGGCCAATCATATGAAGTTAAATGAATCGAGTAAAATTTAATGCGCCAATTTTGTGCCATACAGTTTTGCAAAGTCAACCAATAAATGAGATCAGAGcctttatcaaataaattacCTTTCTATCCAAAGAAATTGCAATAAGCATACAGTTAACTTGATTAAATAGTATTAAGGTTTTGTAAATTGAGACTTGATTTTCCCAAGTAATGACTCATGAGTTTCAGGGATCCATTAGAATGACTTGGATGCATATCTTGAAAGTTGTAATTTTCCAACCCAGTCATTCTGTGGGCAACCAAATGCATTACTGATCCACAAGCAACATTTCCGTGATTTAAACATCTAAAGATGATGCAGGATTTCAACCAATAAAGATGGCCATCATTATTAGGTTTTTAGTTTACTTCAGTGCAGTCTGTATTTTAACAGCCGTAACTAATATGccattaatttttctattttttgataaatacacTTTCCAATAAAGTTTATACAAGTCATGTTATGTACTAAAAATTCACCTGTGACAAATGCCTTCTGTAGCTGTCCACTCAGTCCAGTCTTCCAAGGACCTATTGTTGTGACTCCTCGTTTACGGCAAATTAACACAAGACCCAGAGAAATAATAACCAAGGCGAACACAATTGGAATAATCAAGAAATATATCCATGTATGTGAAGATTGCTCATTGGTTGGAGTTACATCAGAATCACTTTGGAACCCTTTTGGTGGGGACTCAACTGGTGGAGCTGCTACTGGCGCAGGTGGTGGAGGAGGAT comes from Ricinus communis isolate WT05 ecotype wild-type chromosome 5, ASM1957865v1, whole genome shotgun sequence and encodes:
- the LOC8261808 gene encoding protein MALE DISCOVERER 2, coding for MEGRWNPNGFQFFSFLVLILGHKIQGSWSLNDEGSVLLEFRTTVSSDPFGAFANWNINDHDPCLWRGVHCVTGKVETLDLNGLSLEGTLSPVLGKLSHLKLLVLYKNHFYGTIPKEIGGLTKLEVLDLRENNFSGTVPAEIGRLPSLKCLLLCDNKFEGSNLLKVGRLNFLSELQFDEDLACGVVSGNDCINRKVRNGFKLGKDTLHECGDNSCDKLASSPGLHMVQNVEILVSSARRRLFELSSNLPAGPASGGSSSQQIIALPTTRSSGSFPAIPNAKKDPPPPPAPVAAPPVESPPKGFQSDSDVTPTNEQSSHTWIYFLIIPIVFALVIISLGLVLICRKRGVTTIGPWKTGLSGQLQKAFVTGVPKLNRTELETACEDFSNIIDTHEGCTMYKGTLSSGVEIAVASTLVASSKDWSKNAELSYRKKIDTLSRVNHKNFVNLIGFCEEDEPFNRMMVFEYAPNGTLFEHLHVKEMEHLDWSARMRIIMGTAYCLQYMHHDLNPPVAHSNLNSHSIYLTDDYAAKIAEVCFLPQPVRKSKISGDGESEHSELPPLTDPETNVYSFGILLLEIISGKLPYSKEQGPLEKWAAEYLNDKRSISYMIDPTLKAFKNNELDIICEVIQECIQPDPRQRPTMRDITSKLREVITISPDQATPRLSPLWWAELEILSVEAT